The window GCTTGAATTCCTAGGCGTTTGCGGAATCATCACCAGCGGACAGCAATCGTCGCTCCGTGCGAGGATAGTCGCCATCCGGGTGCTGTTCAACCCACGCTTGTGCACGCGCGGCCAAATATTCGAAGTTCTCGAAGATGTGGGGCCGGCCGGTTCTCCCGATCGCGACGACTTCTGACAAAAGTCCCCAATACAGGGTGACGTTATACCAATCGGTTTGCAGATACGTGCGTTCATCGATGAGGCCGCTACGCACGAACGACCCGATGTGGTTGTACATATCGCAAAGATAGAGTTCCGGATGCTTGCCGCGGTCGATCGGGATCTCCAGCAGACTGGCGCGAAAGTCTGTGTCTTTCATGCGTTCTGCAAGATCGTGACGGACAAAATTCACAAGTTCTCGGACGCTGGGATCTTGGAGCATTCCGAACACGCTGATGAGACCGCTGAGTTGATTGCTCGTTCGAAGGTGGCGAAGCTGAGCCAGCGCGGCAATAGCGGACGCCGTGATGACGACAAACGTGCCAACCGCTGCCGCGGTATTCAAAGCGTCAAGATTCATTGGCTCCCAGCTTCTGAACCTTAAAATCGTGCGCCTCTAGATCACGTTGCCGCAATATCCTTGCGGATGGTGGGTTTTGGAGAGGGAAAGTTTTCGTTGGTCTACGACTCTCGGCAACGAGACTGCGACGCAGGAGCGCCGAGATTCTGTCTTACGGCCGGGACAACCCACTGGGCCGTCCGACTATCGTCGCCGTCTCCACAGGACCGCCTATAACCCGCCATCGTAATCCGTATACAATAGCCGAGCACTGCCCGGCCAAACAACGGAAATGCGATTTCGAGGAAAAGTCATGACCGACAACTCATCCGGCGCCACCCGCACCGAACGCGACTCCATGGGCGAGATGCAAGTGCCCGCGCACGCGCTCTACGGCGCGAGCACGCACAGAGCGGTGCTCAACTTCCCCATCAGCGATCTGCGCTATCCGCGCCGCTTCATCAAAGCGCTCGGGCAAGTAAAACTCGCTGCCGCACAGACCAACGGTGAGCTCGGACTCATCGATCGGGCGATCGCCGACGCTGTGGTCGAAGCTGCGCAAGAAGTGGTGGACGGCAAACACGACCAGCACTTCGTCGTCGACATCTTCCAGACCGGCTCCGGCACGTCAACGAACATGAACGCGAATGAAGTGATCGCGCACGTTGTCGACGGCCATAAGCGCACCGACAAAAAAGTCCACCAGAACGATCACGTCAATTTCGGCCAGAGTTCGAACGACGTCATCCCCACCGCGATGCACGTTGCTGCGGCCAGCGCGATCAAAGAAGACTTGCTGCCGGCGCTTGCCACGCTGCAAGCCTCACTAGAGAAGAAGAGCAAAGAATTCTGGCCCATCATCAAGACCGGCCGCACGCATCTCCAAGACGCAACACCGATCAGACTCGGCCAGGAGTTCCTCGGCTATGCCGGCCAGATTGAGCGCGGCAGAAAACGCGTCGAACTGGCGCTGGCCGAATTGACCGAAGTCGCGCTGGGCGGCACCGCGGTCGGCACCGGCATCAACACGCATCCTGAATTCGCCAAGCGCACGGCCGCGCGGCTCTCGCAGATGACCGGCCTGCCGATCCACGAGACCAGCAATCATTTCCAGGCACAGTCTTCATTAGACAACTGCGTCGCCGCGAGCAGTGCGCTCAAAACGGTCGCGGTCTCGTTGACCAAGATCGCAAACGACATCCGCTGGCTCGGCTCCGGACCGCGCGCGGGCATCGGCGAGATCGAATTGCCGGCGGTGCAGCCCGGCTCGTCCATCATGCCTGGCAAGGTGAATCCCGTCATATGCGAATCGGTGCTCATGGTCTGCTTGCAGGTCATCGGCAACGATGCCGCCATCACGGTCGGCGGCCAAAGCGGCAACTTCGAGATCAACCTCACCATGCCGATCATCGCCTACGATTTGCTGCAATCTATATCGCTTCTCGCGAATGCATCCATTAATCTTGCAAAACAATGCATCGACGGGTTGAAAGCCACGGCCAAAGGTCCCGAGATGGTGGAGCGCGGCCTCGCGATTTGCACGTCGCTTGCGCCTGTCATCGGGTATGACGCCGCGGCCGGCCTTGCTAAAGAAGCGGCGAAGACTGGAAAAACCATACGCGAAGTCGCTCGCGAAAAAACTGAGCTTTCCGAAGCCGATCTCGATAAGCTTCTCGATCCGTCGCTGATGTGCGAACCAAGCGCCGATCGCGTTGGCGCAGGCGGCGGCTAACCGCGCACAAACCATCGTGCGATAGGGCGTTGCAGCACATACGGAGAAAATAATAAGTGTGAAAAATGCTTCAATCCTATCCTTTTTCATGCTGCTCGCGCTCGCCGCTTCCCCGGCTTTTGCGGCAGACACCGGAGCTGTGCGCGGCGTCGTCGTGGACGTCGGCGGTGTGCCGATTCCGGCGGCAGCCATCACGCTCGCGTCGAAAGCCAACGTTTATCACGCCACGAGCGACGTGCAAGGTTCATACGCCATCGACGACGTCGCGTCGGGCAGCTACGACCTGATCGCCAGCGCCACTAAATTCCGAACCTTGAGCAATCGGGTGGTCGGTGTCAGCGTCGGCCAAACCGCGGTCGTCGATGTCGTCCTCGCGCGCATCGACCTCGGCGCCATGACCGCGCTTGGCACGGTCACCGTGAACGGCCGGCAAGCGTTGTCCACCGCATCTGCACCGAGCGTCGATCTCGACCCGCAAGACCTCGCGGGGCAAGGCATCGAAAATCTCAGCGATATCCTCTCCGAACAAATCGCACTCACAATGACGCGCCCGGCC of the Candidatus Eremiobacteraceae bacterium genome contains:
- a CDS encoding class II fumarate hydratase, which translates into the protein MTDNSSGATRTERDSMGEMQVPAHALYGASTHRAVLNFPISDLRYPRRFIKALGQVKLAAAQTNGELGLIDRAIADAVVEAAQEVVDGKHDQHFVVDIFQTGSGTSTNMNANEVIAHVVDGHKRTDKKVHQNDHVNFGQSSNDVIPTAMHVAAASAIKEDLLPALATLQASLEKKSKEFWPIIKTGRTHLQDATPIRLGQEFLGYAGQIERGRKRVELALAELTEVALGGTAVGTGINTHPEFAKRTAARLSQMTGLPIHETSNHFQAQSSLDNCVAASSALKTVAVSLTKIANDIRWLGSGPRAGIGEIELPAVQPGSSIMPGKVNPVICESVLMVCLQVIGNDAAITVGGQSGNFEINLTMPIIAYDLLQSISLLANASINLAKQCIDGLKATAKGPEMVERGLAICTSLAPVIGYDAAAGLAKEAAKTGKTIREVAREKTELSEADLDKLLDPSLMCEPSADRVGAGGG